The genomic region GGATACATGTCGGTGTATTCGTGAGTCTCGCCGGCGACGGCGGTTTTCAGATTGGCATCGGTTGCACCGAAAGGCAGGCCGGTAGCCGGATCGCCGCAAGTTTCCAGATATTCCAGATGACCGTGGGCATGACCGGTTTCGCCTTCTGCCGTATTGCGGAACACCGCAGCCACATCGGCATAGCCCTCGATATCAGCCTTGTTCGCGAAATACAGGTAGCGACGGTTGGCCTGGGATTCGCCGGCAAAAGCGGCTTTCAGACTTTCTTCGGTTTTTGAACCTTTGAGTTGCATGGTGTTTTTCCTCCTCAGTGAATGAACTTACATGACAGGTATATCCGCCGGAATCTATCGGCAGGCGACATCACCCGGATTCACTTTAGTTCGCTTGTGCCATAGATACCAATTGATTTTTTGCATGGACTTGATAGCCATTGGCTATCAAAGCAGCCATCCCAATCCGGGACTTGCCTCAAATTTAAAGGACCGTCCCCAATTATCGGAGAAAAGCAAATTTTTATGTAAGACAATTTCTGTATTCATACTGCCAAAATTACTGGAACTTTCTGGGGCCTGACGAACTCAGAAAGGAAGCACTAACAGATATCCGGCTAAATTGCACCAGTGCGCAGACAACAACAAGCGAGGTAAAATTTGTTTCTCCTTCTATCAAACCATACATCTTTAACGTTCCCATCGTTTGCCATTTCATGGCGGGCCTCATGGTTTGCATGCAACGCCGGCCTTCTGTTCAGCCTCCTCGCCCATCCTGCTGCGGCATTCGATTTAAAACAGGTATCGGAGCGCGCACGCCAGCTTGCGAACGCGCCATTCAAACAGCCCCAGGTCAATCTGCCGCAAGAAGTAAAAGACCTCGACTACACGCATTTCCAGCAGATCAATTACAAACCCGAACGCATCCTCTGGCGCAACAGCGGTACCCGTTTCGATCTCGACTTCTTTCCCGAAGGCTGGCATTTCAATCTGCCCGTCAAAATCAATGAGGTCACCAGCCAGGGCGTGCACGAGATTCGTTACGATCCGAAGAACTTCAACTACGGTAGCAACAAAATCAATCCGGATAATTTGCGCAATCTCGGTTTTTCCGGTTTTCGGGTGCACTATCCGATCAACGTAGCGAATCGCCAGGATGAGATCGTGGCATTTCTGGGTGCCAGCTACTTTCGTGCGCTGGGTAAAGGCCAGCGCTACGGGCTATCAGCCAGAGGGCTGGCGATCGACACCGCAATGGGCAGCGGCGAAGAGTTCCCCCGCTTTGTGGAGTTCTGGCTGGTTAAACCCGAACCTTCGGCCACAAATCTGATTATCTACGGCTTGCTCGACTCGCCGCGTGTCACCGGCGCCTACCGTTTTGTGGTGAAACCGGGGGTATCCACCACGATGGAGGTCAATGCCCAGCTTTATTTCCGCGACAAGGTCGGCAAGTTGGGCATGGCCCCGCTGACCAGCATGTTCTTTTTCAGACCAGGCCAGCACCCCAACAACGACGATTACCGCCCGGCAGTGCATGATTCGAGTGGCCTGTCGGTACACATGAACACCGGTGAATGGCTGTGGCGTCCTTTGTCCAATCCCAAGCGCCTGCTGGTAACATCTTTCTCTGCAACCGATCCGATCGGATTCGGCCTGATGCAGCGCCATCGCGCGTTCGCCGATTACGAATCCCCATCCCATCGCTATGAGCTGCGCCCAAGTGTCTGGGTCGAACCGATCGGCAAATGGGGCACGGGACGCATCGAGCTGGTGCAGATCCCGACCACGGATGAAACCAACGACAACATCGTCGCCTACTGGGTGCCGGACAAGTCACCTCTGCCAGCCAAGGAGCCGTTCAGTTTCAACTACCGAGTATGGTGGCAAAAAGACCAGGAGACCCGTCCGCCCGGATTGTATGTCGCACAGACGCTGCAGGGCCGAGGCTATACGCACAACCCCGACGACAGCATTTCGCTGGCGGTCGATTTCGTAAGCGGTGACGCTGATCAGGTCACGCCCGACAACAAACCCGATGCACAGGTATCCGTAGACGCCAATGCAAAACTGCTGGAACAGACCTTGCTTTATAACGAAGCCACCAACGGCTGGCGGCTAAACTTGCGCTTGCAACGGCTCGACACCGGCAAACCGGTGGAAATGCGCGCATCTTTACATAATGGAAATAAGGAGGTATCTGAAACATGGAGCTACATCCTGCCACCCGATTGAAAAATAATTTTCCCTACGGGGCCTTGTGCGAACTCTATCTGGACCGATTGCCCCTCAGCCCGGAGCGCCGGGAGGCGATATTGACGCAACTGGCTGCACAGAATGCAGCCAGTCCGCGCGAAGCGATCACGGCCTTGCACGCTGCACTCGCCGGTCCGCAGCAGACAATCGATCCTGACAACCCGGCTGCGGCTTCGATCGGGGCGCGACTGGCGCTGGACGGCAAGGCGCCGGTGGCTGAGACACCCCTGATCTGGCGCCCAGCCTCAAGCCAGGCAGGCTTGCCGATCCGACCGCTCTTGCAGCGCACCACGATGGCACCACTGAATTGGCCGCCACGCTTCAGTTTCAACCTGTTCAAATCCAGTAATACCGGCCCGGGACAGGATTATTGCCCTGCCAATGCGCTGGCGGACGACAACGGGCTTGCCACCGGCAGCTGGCAGCAGGCCGGAACCCGGCGCCGTCTGGTGCTGCTGATGATGACCGTCGTCATCACTTATTTCACCACCACCGCGATGGAAGCCGTCTTGCCCTATCACGGTCGGCAATCGCTGGAAATCGCGATCCTGGTGCTGTTTGCGATATTGTCGGCCTGGGTCACACTGGGCTTCTGGACGGCGCTGGTAGGTTTCATCGTGCAACTCACCGGCGGCGACCGTCATATCATCTCTGCGCATTCGGCGGCGAATACGCCTATCGGCGAGCAAACGCGCACGGCGATCATCATGCCGATCTGCAACGAGAACGTACAGCGCGTGTTCGCCGGGCTGCGTGCCACTTATGAATCGCTGGCGCGCACCGGTGAGCTGACGCATTTCGATTTCTTCATCCTCAGCGACAGCAACGACCCCGACAATCGGGTGGCCGAGGTCGCTGCCTGGCGTGCCTTGTGCGAGGACGTGAATGGCTTCGGCCGCGTGTTTTATCGCTGGCGCCAGCACCGCATCAAGCGCAAAAGCGGCAATGTGGCCGATTTCTGCCGGCGCTGGGGCAGCCAGTACCAATACATGATCGTACTCGATGCCGACAGCATCATGAGCGGCAAGAGCCTCACCGGCCTGGTGCGCCTGATGGAAGCCAATCCGGGCGCCGGCATCATCCAATCCGCACCGCAGGTAGCCGGACGCGATACGTTTTATGCCCGCATGCAGCAGTTTGCGAGCCGGGTCTACGGCCCGATTTTTGTCGCCGGCCTGCATTACTGGCAGCTCGGCGAATCGCACTACTGGGGACATAACGCCATCCTGCGCATCGAGCCATTTATGCGCCATTGCGCGCTCGGCAGGCTGTCCGGCAAGGGTCCGCTGTCCGGCGAGATCCTGTCGCATGACTTCGTCGAAGCGGCATTGATGCGTCGCGCCGGCTGGACGGTGTGGATCGCCTACGACTTGCCCGGCAGCTATGAAGAAGTGCCGCCCAATCTGGTCGACGAACTGAAGCGCGATCGCCGCTGGTGTCAGGGCAACATGATGAATTTCCGCCTGTTCCTCGCGGATGGACTGCATCCGGCGCACCGGGCGGTGTTCATGACCGGCGTGGCCGCATACGTGTCGGCGCCGCTATGGTTCCTGTTCCTGCTGCTGTCCACCGCCCAGCTGGCGGTGCACGTGCTGGTGGAGCCGGATTATTTCACGCAGCCGTTCCAGTTGTTTCCGATCTGGCCACAATGGAATCCGGAACGTGCGATGGCGCTGTTCGGCGCGACCGCCGCGCTGCTGTTTTTACCCAAGATCCTCAGCGTCGTTCTGATCTGGATCAGAGACGCCAAAAGCTTCGGCGGGTGGTTCCGGCTCGGCGTCAGCATGGTCATCGAAGCGATTTTTTCCGCACTGCTGGCGCCCATACGCATGCTGTTCCATACCGGTTTCGTGATGAACACGCTGCTGGGGCGCGGCATAAAATGGAAATCGCCGGCGCGGGAAAATGCCGAGACCACCTGGAGTGAGGCGCTGCGCCGTCACGGCTGGCACACCTTGTTAGGGCTGGTCTGGGCTGCAGGCGTGTATTGGTTAAGGCCATCCTATCTGCTGTGGTTATCCCCGATCGTGGGCTCGCTGATCCTCTCTATCCCGATCTCGGTGCTATCGAGTCGCGTATCTTTCGGGCAATGGCTGCGAAAACTGCGCCTGTTCCTCATCCCGGAGGAGCTCAACCCGCCGGAGGTGTTGACCAGCACTTACAAACTTGCTGCAGTGCCGGCTGATGCGTCGGGCTTTATCGATGCCGTAGTGCATCCGGCAACCAATGCCCTGCTCTGTGCGGCAGGCGCACCCCGTTGCGGCGAGACGCCCATTACCCGAACGCACCGCAAATGGGTGGATGAAGCATTGGCAGGCGGTTTTGGCGTGCTCTCTGCAAATCAGAAAATGCATCTGCTCAACGATACCAACGCTTTATCGCGTCTGCATTTCGAAGTGTGGACTGCGGCCGCGGCACATCCTGACTGGATGGCGGCAGCGGCTCAAAACAAGAATTAACGGAACTCAGGATTAAAATCTATGCATCGACGCGACTTTCTCAAGACCTTGTCCCTTTTCGGCTTGCCGAGCTCTTTGCTGTTTCACCGGGATGCTACTGCTACTGCCCGCAGTCAGCTGAAGCATATCCACGAGAAACAGGCTTTCGACTACGCCATGCTCAAGGGCGAGGCCCGTGCTCTGGCCGGGCATCCTTATCGCCCGCCCCGCGAAGCGCTGCCCAAAAGCCTGCAACAGCTAAACTGGGACCAGTTCCAGGCGATTCACTACCGCCCCGACCATGCCTTGTGGGCCAAGCAGAAGCTGCGCTTCGAAACGCGGTTTTTCCACATGGGCTGGTCTTTCAAGACCCCGGTGCAGATGTACGAGCTGGACAACGGCCAGGCTCAGGAAATCGCCTATGACCCGGCCATGTTCGATTACGGCAAAAGCGGTCTGAACGGCACGCAACTACCCCACGATCTCGGCTTTGCCGGCTTCCAGCTGTTTTACCACACGGATTACCAGCGCGACATCGCCGCCTTTCTCGGCGCAAGCTACTTCCGCGCAGTCGGCGCAGAAATGCAGTACGGCTTGTCGGCGCGCGGATTAGCGATAGACAGCGGCATGGCGCGGGCGGAAGAATTCCCGCGTTTCACCGCTTTCTGGTTCGAGCGTCCGAAAGCGGAATCGGATCAGGTCACCATTTACGCGCTGCTCGATTCGCCCAGCATCACCGGAGCTTATCGCTTCGTCATCGACCTCACGCAGCAAGTGGTGATGGACGTCGATACGGCGCTCTATCCGCGCAAAACCATCGAACGGCTGGGGATCGCTCCGCTTACCAGCATGTTTCTGTACGGCGAGAACGACAATCGCCTCAACAACGACTGGCGGCCGGAGATCCACGACTCCGACGGCCTGGCAATATGGCGCGGCAACGGCGAATGGATATGGCGGCCACTCACCAATCCGGCCAGCCTTCGCTTCAATGCCTATACGGACGACAGCCCGCGCGGCTTCGGTCTGATCCAGCGCGACCGCGTGTTCGACCACTACCAGGACGACGGTGCCTTCTACGAACGCCGTCCGAGCCTGTGGGTCGAGCCGCGCGGCAACTGGGGCAAAGGCTCCATCCAGCTGATCGAGCTTTCCACGCCGGACGAAACCGCGGACAACATCGTCGCTTTCTGGAACCCGGACAAGCCGCCGCAACCGGGGCAGGAACTGCTGTTTTCCTACCGCCTGCACTGGGGCGCGAAACCGCCGGTGACTTCGCCCTTGGCCAAGGTCGTCGCAACCCGCACCGGGCTTGGCGGCATCGTCGGCCAGAAGCGCAAATATTTCTCCTGGCGCTTCGTAGTCGACTTTACCGGTGGCAATCTCGGCATGCTGGGCAAAGACAGCAAAGTCGAGCCGGTCATCACCGCCTCGCGCGGTACGGTAGAGATCACCTCGGTACGTCCTTTGGCCTCGGTAAACGGGCTGCGCGCGATGTTCGACCTCAGGCCCGACGACACTTCGACGGCACCGATCAACCTGCGGCTGTATCTGCGTCTGGACGGCCAGCCACTGAGTGAGACCTGGCTGTATCAGTGGACGCCGCCGAAAGTACGCCCGGAAATCTGATATATACGACCCTTGCTGACACCCCGTTCCCGAAACGAATTTTTTCGCCATAATGCTGCTTGTGGATGGATCAAATCAGGCTAAACTTGCGCATTGAAAATTTTCGCGTGGCCTGCGATAGTCACAGCCAGCAAAGGAATGTCATGGCGGGTAACAAGGACAGCAGCACTGCGCAATCGACATTGCGCAAATTCCGCACGATATTCAGTGCGGTAAGACAGCATACGCAGTGGGTGGAAGCGCAATGCGGCATCAGCGGCGCTCAATTATGGGTGCTCTACGAACTGGCGGCTCAGCCCGGAATGCGCGTGTCGGAGCTCGCTAATGCACTGGCGATAAAACGCTCGACTGCCAGCAACCTGCTCGACAAGATCGCACAGCGCGGGCTGATCCGCAGGGAGCGCGGCTCCCCCGATCAGCGTGCAGTGCATCTGTATCTGACCGATGCCGGAGTTGCCGTCATGACAAAGGCGCCGCAACCGGCGCAGGGAATACTTATCGATTCGCTCAGCCGACTGTCTCCCGATGAGCTGGCAGCACTGGATCAGGATCTGTCGAAACTGATGGACCTCATGGGGCTTACCGACAGTGCCGGCATGGAACCTGTGGCGGGAACCTGAAACAGGTGGTTCGCACTTCAATCCTCTGTTTCGATCGGCTTCCGGTTTCCCGGAAACACTGTCAGATGAGGGAAGGGTATCTCGATGCCCTGCTTGTCAAAAGCGTATTTCATGCGCCGCAGAAACTCGCGGCGCACATCCCATTGCGCCAGCGGCTGAACCTTGAAGCGGCAACGCAGTACCACGGCTGAGTCGGCCCATTTATCCACGCCCGCGATTTCGAGGTCTTCCATGATCCTGTCGCCAAAGATCGGATCGGTACGCATGTTCGCCCCGACTTCGCGCATGATGTCGAGGATGCTGTCTATGTCTTCGCGATATGCGATATTTACATCGACGACCGCAAAGGCGAACTGCCGGCTCATGTTGGTTACCGTCGTGATCGTGCCGTTGGGGATATAATGGACATTGCCGTCATAGTCCCGCAGCCGCACGTAGCGCAGCGTGACTTCCTCCACCAGCCCGCCCTTGCCGCCCGCTTCAACCACATCGCCCTGACTGATCTGGTTTTCCAGTAACAGGAAGAATCCATTGAAATAATCCTTGATCAGACTTTGTGCACCAAAGCCGACCGCTACACCAACTACCCCCGCCGTGGCAAGTATCGGTGCGATGGAAATACCGAATTCGGAAAGCACGAGCGAGCCGGCGACAACCGATATCACCGCCGAAGCAATGTAGCGGAATACCCGCCCCAGCGTCTCCAGGCGTTTGATGTTTTCCACGTCATGAGTGCGTCCGCTCATATAGAGGCGGAACATGCGGATTAGCCGGCTGGCGAGCCGCATCAGTATGGCGGCCAGCACCAGAATCAATACCACATGCAGCAGCGACTGCATGAAATCGGCATATTCCTTCAAGCCTACGCTGTTGAATATCGCGTGCATCGATCACCTCCGATCTATCCTTTATTCAAACCCCAAGCCTTGCGAAAAGGCGCATAGAATGCATCGCTCGGAGGAATGGCGCCGCGTATGCCGCAGAGCGCACGGGCAAAACGGTCGGCGCGCAGCAGTATCTGTTCAGGGCTCCAGTTTTTAAACAGACCAAGAATGAAAACCGAGGTAAAACCGTCACCTGCGCCGACCGTATCCTTGACCGGAATATCCTCGCCGGCAGGCAGACTGATAATATTGCCCTCGTCATCCAGCAACCAGGCGCCCTCTTTGCCGCATGTAACCAGGACGTTACTCAGATGAAACTGTGCCAGCAATACCGCAGCCTGTTGCACCTCGTCCCTCGCGCCCAGCCGCAACAGGCGCACGATCTGGGCCAGCTCCTCACTGTTAAGCTTGAGGATGTCGGCCTGTGCCAGGGAACGCTTCAGCGTGGTCACGTCATACCAGGGTGCCCGCAGATTGATATCCAGCATGCGCGGCACGGCTACGCTCCTCAGTAACGAACCGAGTGCGCGGCGCGATATCAGATGACGCTGCGCCAGGGTGCCGAAATAAACCAGCTCAGGCTGCACAGCCAACGCAACCATGTGAGTCACGCTGGCATGGATATAATCGTAAGCCTGTTCCGACAATATCTCGAAGCGGTGGCCGCCGTTTTCCATATGCACCTGAACCTGCCCGGTGGGATGAACCGGATCGGACTGCACGCCCAGTGTATCCATGCCCAGGCCGGTCATGGTCGCGATCAGGTCGTCGCGCAAGACGTCGTTACCGGTGCGGGTGATCAGCACCGGGTGCAGACCAAACGCCTGCAAATGGCGCGCGACATTAAAGGGAGCACCGCCGAGCACCCGACGGTCAGGAAATACGTCGGCCAGAACTTCACCGAACAAAGCCACGGTGCCCGTACGCTTGTCCGGCATGAGCGAATGTGGGTGTTGAGCCGACTGCAGTGATGATTCAAGCATGTCCGGGTAGCCCCTCGACTGGTATTCCGCAATTGTCTTTGAGTAAAATATAGTTTCTCACAAAACTATATGCCGAATCAAATCATCAAAAGTGGAGATGAGCTGATTTATAAATCGGATTGGCCGTATTGCCGTTATTTATGAAGCAGCGGTTTTTCGATACTGTCGCAGGGTTGACGCTGAGCCGTGTCATTAATAACAACCAATCGCAGGTTACACAAAAATGAATCCGCAAAAATTATTCCCGGCTACCGTCATGCCGGATCGGGACTGGTGGCACGCTTTGTGGCCCAACCCTGACAACGTCGTCAAGGCGTTGCATATCGGTGCCGGAATGACAGTGATCGATCTCGGCTACGGCGACGGTTATTTCACCGCAGCCATCGTCAACTGGCATCCGCTACCACGGGAAACGACACCGGTACTGGGACAACCGCGCGGCCCGCGCACGGAATTGCGCCTGTCCGCAGAGCAGACACAGCAAGCGGTAGAGCCGGCGGGCTTGCGGCTGGAAACGCTGGTTGAACTGCCGCCGTATCATTACGGTGCGATTTTCAGGAAAACAGCATAAAAAACGGGCCACAGTCATCTAAACAAACTATGGCCCGTCCTGATTTGCAAATTAACGCCGTTTCTGTATCAGCCCCTATTTCACCGCATCATGCCCTTCTTCATCCGCATCGATCGGCCACAACGCGTGTGTGTCCAGCAACAGACGATAACGGGCCTGTGCTGCCGCCAGCCGGCTGTTGATCGCGTTCAGCTCGGCATCCTGAGCCAGGCGCCGGGCATTGAGCAAATCGCTCAGCCCGCTCTCGCCCAGCTGGTAGGCACGGCCCATCAGATCGGCCTGTTTGCGCATAGCGTCACTGGCAGTC from Sulfuriferula sp. AH1 harbors:
- a CDS encoding rubrerythrin family protein, which codes for MQLKGSKTEESLKAAFAGESQANRRYLYFANKADIEGYADVAAVFRNTAEGETGHAHGHLEYLETCGDPATGLPFGATDANLKTAVAGETHEYTDMYPGMAKTAREEGFDEIADWFETLAKAERSHANKFQKTLDALNG
- a CDS encoding glucan biosynthesis protein G, coding for MFLLLSNHTSLTFPSFAISWRASWFACNAGLLFSLLAHPAAAFDLKQVSERARQLANAPFKQPQVNLPQEVKDLDYTHFQQINYKPERILWRNSGTRFDLDFFPEGWHFNLPVKINEVTSQGVHEIRYDPKNFNYGSNKINPDNLRNLGFSGFRVHYPINVANRQDEIVAFLGASYFRALGKGQRYGLSARGLAIDTAMGSGEEFPRFVEFWLVKPEPSATNLIIYGLLDSPRVTGAYRFVVKPGVSTTMEVNAQLYFRDKVGKLGMAPLTSMFFFRPGQHPNNDDYRPAVHDSSGLSVHMNTGEWLWRPLSNPKRLLVTSFSATDPIGFGLMQRHRAFADYESPSHRYELRPSVWVEPIGKWGTGRIELVQIPTTDETNDNIVAYWVPDKSPLPAKEPFSFNYRVWWQKDQETRPPGLYVAQTLQGRGYTHNPDDSISLAVDFVSGDADQVTPDNKPDAQVSVDANAKLLEQTLLYNEATNGWRLNLRLQRLDTGKPVEMRASLHNGNKEVSETWSYILPPD
- the mdoH gene encoding glucans biosynthesis glucosyltransferase MdoH, whose translation is MELHPATRLKNNFPYGALCELYLDRLPLSPERREAILTQLAAQNAASPREAITALHAALAGPQQTIDPDNPAAASIGARLALDGKAPVAETPLIWRPASSQAGLPIRPLLQRTTMAPLNWPPRFSFNLFKSSNTGPGQDYCPANALADDNGLATGSWQQAGTRRRLVLLMMTVVITYFTTTAMEAVLPYHGRQSLEIAILVLFAILSAWVTLGFWTALVGFIVQLTGGDRHIISAHSAANTPIGEQTRTAIIMPICNENVQRVFAGLRATYESLARTGELTHFDFFILSDSNDPDNRVAEVAAWRALCEDVNGFGRVFYRWRQHRIKRKSGNVADFCRRWGSQYQYMIVLDADSIMSGKSLTGLVRLMEANPGAGIIQSAPQVAGRDTFYARMQQFASRVYGPIFVAGLHYWQLGESHYWGHNAILRIEPFMRHCALGRLSGKGPLSGEILSHDFVEAALMRRAGWTVWIAYDLPGSYEEVPPNLVDELKRDRRWCQGNMMNFRLFLADGLHPAHRAVFMTGVAAYVSAPLWFLFLLLSTAQLAVHVLVEPDYFTQPFQLFPIWPQWNPERAMALFGATAALLFLPKILSVVLIWIRDAKSFGGWFRLGVSMVIEAIFSALLAPIRMLFHTGFVMNTLLGRGIKWKSPARENAETTWSEALRRHGWHTLLGLVWAAGVYWLRPSYLLWLSPIVGSLILSIPISVLSSRVSFGQWLRKLRLFLIPEELNPPEVLTSTYKLAAVPADASGFIDAVVHPATNALLCAAGAPRCGETPITRTHRKWVDEALAGGFGVLSANQKMHLLNDTNALSRLHFEVWTAAAAHPDWMAAAAQNKN
- a CDS encoding glucan biosynthesis protein; this encodes MHRRDFLKTLSLFGLPSSLLFHRDATATARSQLKHIHEKQAFDYAMLKGEARALAGHPYRPPREALPKSLQQLNWDQFQAIHYRPDHALWAKQKLRFETRFFHMGWSFKTPVQMYELDNGQAQEIAYDPAMFDYGKSGLNGTQLPHDLGFAGFQLFYHTDYQRDIAAFLGASYFRAVGAEMQYGLSARGLAIDSGMARAEEFPRFTAFWFERPKAESDQVTIYALLDSPSITGAYRFVIDLTQQVVMDVDTALYPRKTIERLGIAPLTSMFLYGENDNRLNNDWRPEIHDSDGLAIWRGNGEWIWRPLTNPASLRFNAYTDDSPRGFGLIQRDRVFDHYQDDGAFYERRPSLWVEPRGNWGKGSIQLIELSTPDETADNIVAFWNPDKPPQPGQELLFSYRLHWGAKPPVTSPLAKVVATRTGLGGIVGQKRKYFSWRFVVDFTGGNLGMLGKDSKVEPVITASRGTVEITSVRPLASVNGLRAMFDLRPDDTSTAPINLRLYLRLDGQPLSETWLYQWTPPKVRPEI
- a CDS encoding MarR family winged helix-turn-helix transcriptional regulator; translation: MRIENFRVACDSHSQQRNVMAGNKDSSTAQSTLRKFRTIFSAVRQHTQWVEAQCGISGAQLWVLYELAAQPGMRVSELANALAIKRSTASNLLDKIAQRGLIRRERGSPDQRAVHLYLTDAGVAVMTKAPQPAQGILIDSLSRLSPDELAALDQDLSKLMDLMGLTDSAGMEPVAGT
- a CDS encoding mechanosensitive ion channel family protein — translated: MHAIFNSVGLKEYADFMQSLLHVVLILVLAAILMRLASRLIRMFRLYMSGRTHDVENIKRLETLGRVFRYIASAVISVVAGSLVLSEFGISIAPILATAGVVGVAVGFGAQSLIKDYFNGFFLLLENQISQGDVVEAGGKGGLVEEVTLRYVRLRDYDGNVHYIPNGTITTVTNMSRQFAFAVVDVNIAYREDIDSILDIMREVGANMRTDPIFGDRIMEDLEIAGVDKWADSAVVLRCRFKVQPLAQWDVRREFLRRMKYAFDKQGIEIPFPHLTVFPGNRKPIETED
- a CDS encoding carbohydrate kinase, with the translated sequence MLESSLQSAQHPHSLMPDKRTGTVALFGEVLADVFPDRRVLGGAPFNVARHLQAFGLHPVLITRTGNDVLRDDLIATMTGLGMDTLGVQSDPVHPTGQVQVHMENGGHRFEILSEQAYDYIHASVTHMVALAVQPELVYFGTLAQRHLISRRALGSLLRSVAVPRMLDINLRAPWYDVTTLKRSLAQADILKLNSEELAQIVRLLRLGARDEVQQAAVLLAQFHLSNVLVTCGKEGAWLLDDEGNIISLPAGEDIPVKDTVGAGDGFTSVFILGLFKNWSPEQILLRADRFARALCGIRGAIPPSDAFYAPFRKAWGLNKG